A DNA window from Drosophila biarmipes strain raj3 chromosome 2R, RU_DBia_V1.1, whole genome shotgun sequence contains the following coding sequences:
- the LOC108035418 gene encoding serrate RNA effector molecule homolog isoform X3, whose translation MADSDDEYDRKRRDKFRGERGDSYRTERRDERRPVGVSAGSRDEWSDRGGASTGSGGGARHRPDYSDYRGPGPRSRYGSPGRDLPPAKRMRPDWGDGDVRANPRFGGYDPYLMQAWNDHYQSMHSAYSHAGHAPPRESVSSGGDTLTQPAMLNLKQFLDTQDENISDSEVMRKYTEYKTDFKRQQLNEFFVAHKDEEWFKNKYHPEDSVRRSKEQRGFLQRRTDVFLELLDNGTIGAVKVDSSQGDALIRVLDTCVIKLEGGTDEDLKVLDEKPKDSLVYDRKAEVLESARTTEETIKTPKEENVNEEGSLPVVVSPQRKTVKPVNFDEENWDEEDSKNALPKKEDSNVIDSSSEDKQANKKKTKKRKRNNSDDDSSSSDSESSSSSDDEKVKGKYDVEVGIRSQQKADAESDRQETVKLAQKSPSSEPVLEKAVCVVEELAPEWNTDENDEAKKSLETTLGAAMETENGKGGISEVGEKKASDENNAVETETIDLDKVKESQPRALHRTSSIFLRNLAPSITRAEIESVCNRFNGYLRVAIADPLVERRWYRRGWITFTRDVNIKEICWGLNNQRLRDCEMGAIVNRDLSRRVRPANGITAHKQVVRSDIKLCAKIALNLDERFKLWTETADEANAKSVSEFPANGSSSTYGFNSKNPVLQNITDYLIEEASAEEEELLGLTGESKDSDGEPIDRDEQLIAVLDRLILYLRIVHSVDYYNHCEYPYEDEMPNRCGIIHARGPPPARVTSNDVQEYIKTYESKLQQFLTKIVLLSDEEIKDLGAKDAETEVEKFVQANTQELAKDKWLCPLSGKKFKGPEFIRKHIFNKHEEKVDEVRKEVQYFNNYLRDPKRPQLPEHPGSSKRPESESIRGGGYRPPMYPPFSAMPYGFGPPMMGGGRGGRNFPPVRRELPLEHQRRLIGYHDLDAPANSDMFD comes from the exons ATGGCTGATTCGGACGACGAATACGACCGCAAGCGGCGAGACAAGTTTCGTGGGGAGCGCGGTGACAGCTACCGTACGGAACGCCGCGACGAGCGTCGACCGGTGGGTGTATCTGCCGGATCCCGCGACGAATGGTCGGATCG GGGCGGAGCTTCGACAGGAAGCGGAGGAGGAGCCCGCCACAGGCCGGACTACAGCGACTACCGTGGCCCCGGGCCCAGGTCCCGCTATGGATCGCCTGGCCGTGATCTACCCCCCGCTAAACGGATGCGCCCAGATTGGGGCGACGGAGATGTGCGTGCTAATCCTCGGTTCGGGG GCTATGATCCGTATTTGATGCAAGCCTGGAACGACCACTACCAGTCTATGCATTCTGCATACTCCCATGCAGGCCATGCTCCACCTCGGGAGTCTGTCAGCAGTGGCGGTGATACTCTGACTCAGCCGGCTATGCTAAACTTGAAGCAATTCCTAGACACTCAGGACGAGAACATCTCCGATTCTGAAGTGATGCGCAAGTACACCGAATACAAGACGGACTTCAAGCGCCAGCAGCTAAATGAATTCTTTGTGGCCCACAAGGACGAGGAATG gttcaaaaataaataccaccCCGAAGACAGTGTAAGGCGCAGCAAAGAACAGCGAGGATTTCTTCAG AGGCGAACTGATGTTTTCCTGGAGTTGCTCGATAACGGAACTATTGGAGCGGTCAAAGTGGATTCGTCACAGGGTGATGCCCTGATCCGTGTGTTGGACACTTGCGTTATAAAACTAGAAGGCGGCACTGACGAGGATCTCAAAGTGCTAGACGAGAAGCCTAAAGATTCGTTGGTCTATGATCGAAAGGCGGAGGTCTTAGAATCTGCTAGGACGACAGAAGAAACAATTAAGACTCCCAAGGAAGAAAATGTGAATGAGGAAGGTTCATTGCCGGTGGTTGTTTCGCCTCAGCGGAAAACTGTAAAGCCTGTCAATTTTGACGAGGAGAATTGGGATGAGGAGGACTCTAAAAATGCTCTTCCCAAAAAAGAGGACTCAAATGTCATCGATTCCAGCTCTGAGGACAAGCAGGCAAATaagaaaaagacaaaaaagcGCAAACGGAATAACAGCGATGATGACAGCTCCTCTTCCGACTCGGAATCCAGCTCTAGCTCAGATGATGAGAAGGTAAAAGGGAAGTACGACGTGGAAGTCGGCATAAGAAGTCAGCAAAAAGCCGATGCAGAATCCGACAGGCAAGAAACGGTAAAGTTGGCACAGAAAAGTCCTTCATCAGAACCAGTCCTGGAAAAGGCAGTTTGTGTGGTAGAAGAACTAGCTCCAGAATGGAACACAGATGAGAATGACGAGGCAAAAAAATCACTGGAAACAACATTAGGTGCGGCAATGGAgacggaaaatggaaaaggcGGCATATCAGAAGTCGGAGAAAAAAAGGCTTCTGATGAAAACAATGCTGTCGAAACCGAGACCATTGACCTAGACAAAGTGAAGGAAAGTCAACCAAGAGCCCTGCATCGCACCTCCTCTATCTTTTTGCGCAACCTTGCCCCCTCTATTACAAGGGCCGAGATAGAGAGCGTTTGTAACCGTTTTAACGGATACCTTAGAGTGGCAATTGCCGATCCCTTAGTAGAGCGCCGTTGGTATCGCCGCGGTTGGATAACCTTCACGAGGGACGTCAACATCAAAGAGATTTGCTGGGGCTTAAACAACCAACGGCTGCGGGATTGCGAAATGGGAGCGATTGTCAATCGAGATTTAAGTCGGCGGGTTCGCCCTGCCAATGGTATTACTGCCCATAAGCAGGTGGTGCGATCAGACATAAAACTGTGCGCCAAGATCGCGTTAAATCTGGACGAAAGGTTTAAGCTGTGGACTGAGACAGCAGATGAAGCAAATGCCAAGAGTGTGAGCGAATTTCCAGCGAATGGTAGTTCCTCCACGTATGGCTTTAATTCGAAAAATCCGGTGTTGCAAAACATTACCGATTACCTTATTGAAGAGGCGTCCGCTGAGGAGGAAGAGCTTTTGGGCCTAACTGGCGAAAGCAAGGACAGTGATGGAGAACCTATTGACCGTGACGAGCAGTTAATAGCCGTTCTGGACCGCCTAATACTTTATTTGCGCATCGTGCACTCTGTAGATTATTACAATCACTGCGAGTATCCATACGAGGACGAGATGCCCAATCGGTGCGGTATCATTCATGCCCGCGGTCCACCACCTGCTCGGGTGACCAGCAACGACGTGCAAGAGTATATCAAGACATACGAGAGCAAGCTTCAACAGTTTCTCACCAAGATAGTGCTACTCAGCGACGAAGAGATTAAGGACCTTGGCGCCAAGGATGCCGAGACCGAGGTGGAAAAGTTTGTGCAGGCAAACACGCAGGAGCTGGCCAAGGACAAGTGGTTATGCCCGCTGTCTGGAAAGAAGTTTAAAGGGCCGGAGTTTATTCGCAAACACATCTTCAACAAGCACGAGGAAAAAGTAGACGAGGTGCGAAAAGAAGTGCAGTACTTTAACAACTACCTGCGCGATCCCAAGCGTCCTCAGCTGCCCGAGCACCCAGGCAGCTCTAAGCGCCCGGAATCCGAGTCTATACGAGGGGGCGG CTACCGCCCGCCAATGTACCCACCATTTTCGGCAATGCCCTACGGCTTTGGGCCACCCATGATGGGTGGAGGTCGTGGAGGACGCAACTTTCCTCCTGTTCGCAG AGAATTGCCTTTGGAACACCAGCGCCGGCTAATCGGTTACCATGATTTGGATGCGCCTGCCAATTCCGATATGTTTGACTAA
- the LOC108035418 gene encoding serrate RNA effector molecule homolog isoform X6, giving the protein MADSDDEYDRKRRDKFRGERGDSYRTERRDERRPVGVSAGSRDEWSDRGGASTGSGGGARHRPDYSDYRGPGPRSRYGSPGRDLPPAKRMRPDWGDGDVRANPRFGGYDPYLMQAWNDHYQSMHSAYSHAGHAPPRESVSSGGDTLTQPAMLNLKQFLDTQDENISDSEVMRKYTEYKTDFKRQQLNEFFVAHKDEECFSLQLIGFVRQRLL; this is encoded by the exons ATGGCTGATTCGGACGACGAATACGACCGCAAGCGGCGAGACAAGTTTCGTGGGGAGCGCGGTGACAGCTACCGTACGGAACGCCGCGACGAGCGTCGACCGGTGGGTGTATCTGCCGGATCCCGCGACGAATGGTCGGATCG GGGCGGAGCTTCGACAGGAAGCGGAGGAGGAGCCCGCCACAGGCCGGACTACAGCGACTACCGTGGCCCCGGGCCCAGGTCCCGCTATGGATCGCCTGGCCGTGATCTACCCCCCGCTAAACGGATGCGCCCAGATTGGGGCGACGGAGATGTGCGTGCTAATCCTCGGTTCGGGG GCTATGATCCGTATTTGATGCAAGCCTGGAACGACCACTACCAGTCTATGCATTCTGCATACTCCCATGCAGGCCATGCTCCACCTCGGGAGTCTGTCAGCAGTGGCGGTGATACTCTGACTCAGCCGGCTATGCTAAACTTGAAGCAATTCCTAGACACTCAGGACGAGAACATCTCCGATTCTGAAGTGATGCGCAAGTACACCGAATACAAGACGGACTTCAAGCGCCAGCAGCTAAATGAATTCTTTGTGGCCCACAAGGACGAGGAATG TTTTTCTCTGCAGCTTATTGGTTTTGTGAGACAGAGACTTCTCTGA